TTTTATCAATTGTAAAATCTGACCATTGGTGAATATTTGTACTCACTTCATTAGGGAAATGACCTTCATTAATATCAATCTCAAATCTTTTTCCTTCAGTAGGCTCTGAACCTTTAGTCATTAACCAAAATGAATTATTTGTTGCTTCTGCTGCTGCATATCTATAACGACATTCAAAATATCCGTATTTAAATCTTTTTTTTGTCCAAATATTACCAGCGGTCCATTCTTGTCCTCCTTTGTTTTCTTTTCTTGCTTGTAATTCTAAAACGCCATTTTTAACTACTGCATTTTCTCTCCACCTACTACATAAAATATGTCCACTTGGACCATTTTGTGACACCCATTTTTCATCTAATTTTTCATTGTTATAATCAAATTCATCATTCCAAACCAACTTCCATTCGTTTAGATTGATTTTATTTGAATTTTGTTGAGCATCAACTTTTAGAAAATTAAAGACTAAAAATATTGTTACTATTATAATTCTTAATTTCATATTAATTTGCTTTAGTTATAGCAGACCAACTCCCTTTTTGACCTTTAATTTCTCGTTGAATTTGGAAATAAATTACATTTTCATTATTTATATCAATAGTCATCATTCCTCTAACATTAGATCTAAACTCTTTGTTTAAAGCTTCTTTTGAAGTACCATATTTTACATTGTAAAAAGTGTCTTCAAATTCACTTGTATAGCCAATAACTACTTTGTTGTCTGTAATAAAAGCCTCCCAAATTTTAGGTGCTAATGGTTTACTATTTGGTGTTCCTTTAATTGTATTTGGTGCTGTACTTTCTCCTTTAGTGTTTAAAGCTATTACGCTAAAACTATATTCTTTGTTGTTAGACAGACCTCCAACTTCAATAGCATTGGTAATAGTTTTAAATGATTCTATAGTTTCATTATTGTCATTTGAATAACGCACTAAATATTCAGTAGCTCCGGGAACTTCTTGAAACAAAACCCTTACCGATTTATCACCTAAATCTATTCCTGTAATAACTGGAGAATTTGGCACTGAAAATGGTATTACCTTTTCATATCTCACATAACCTGTTGGACTCACTAATTGAATTCTTAAATCCAATAACTCACTCGGTAATTTCCCCCAAGAAATTTCACCTTTCCAAACTTTATCTGTTGGGTTAATGTTTGGTAAATCTTGAGATTTATTTTCAATTATAGTTCCATCTAAACTTCTAAAGTTCCATTTTAATTTATAGCCTGTTAAGCCATAACTTGGATAATCGTTTACCCCTCTAACAGGAATTTCAATTACTGCTTTATTGTTTAAAATGTTTAAATTTTTAACTTCAATATCTTTAATTGGGCTAAACTCTTTAGCTACTCTTTCAAACATTCTTCTTTTTTGCCTCCAAACATTTATCAATCCCCAAACTCTATTTTCTTCTTGTGAAGTTGCGGCATAACCACTTCTATAATCGTTAAATGTCCACAATGAACCTCCAATAACAAATTCATTTTTACTTCTCCAATGTTCATTCCAATCTGAAAATATTTGTTGGTCACCATCTAATGAAGTTGTTGGATATGGGTCAAAACCATATTCTGAAATAAAAATTGGTTTTTCTGGCCATTCGCTTCTTAATTTATCAATAATAACTTGTGGTTCACCTTGCCAGCTATACATATTATGCATAATAATATCTACTTCAGTATTTGGATCTGTTTCTCGGGTTGCTTCTTCTTTTTGACCACTATTACTAACACAAGTAACCAATCTATTTGGATCCATTTCACGCACATAATCCATTGTTAATTTGGCATACTCATTATGATCTGTTAACTCGTTACCAACACTCCAACCAATAATACTTGGGTGATTCCAATCACGCTCTACCATTCCCTTAATCCATTCTTTGGCTAATGGATAATGAGGTGCGGTAAATTCTGGATTCGTTAAATCACGAACATTTGCTTCTTCGAAAATCAAAATTCCTTTTTTATCACATAATTCAATCAGTTTTTCGTTTTGAGTTCCGTGCATAATTCGCATAAAATTAGCACCCGCTTCTTTCATTAAATCAACATCTTTTTCTAACACTTCCAAAGGTTCAGAAGATCCCCAATATCTATGTTCACTAACACGGTTAAATCCTCCTAAACGAATTGGCTCGCCATTCAATAATAATTTAGAGGCTGTAACTTCAATTTTTCTAATTCCGAAATTATCAGTTTTAGTATCTATTTTATTTTCGTTTTCTGTAATAGTAGTTTCTAAACTGTATAATTCTGGGTGATCAAAATGCCATAATTTAACATCTTTAGCTTCCAAATTTCCTTCTAAAATTTCATCCACAATTTTATTAGCTGCTACTTCCGCCGTTTTATTTAGTTCTACTAACTTTCCATTTTTTGAAATTACGGAATGGATTGAAATATTTTTAGCTTCTGATGAATTGTTCTCTAACCTTACTTTTAATTTAAAGCTTGCTGTTCCTTTTTCTAAATCTGGAGTTGCGTGAATGTATTGATTATTAATTCTAACGTCGTTATTCTTTACCAAATGAACATCTCTAATAATTCCTCCCCAATTCCAAGTTGCTCCAACAATAAAATTATTATCTACTTCAACAGCTAAAACATTAGACTTTTTAAAATTTAATTGGTCTCCAACTTCAAATTCAAAAGGTGTAAACCCACCTTGATGACGACCTATAAATTCTCCATTTAAATAAACTTTAGCTACGTGATAAACACCATCAAATTGTAATCTATACTTATTATTAGTACTTGTTTTCCAATCTTTAGGCAGTTCAAATTCTTTTCTATACCAACCTAAACCATTGTAATTTGAATAGGAATTTAACATTCCCCAATGTCCAGGAACTTTTAAATTATGCCAATCTGAATCATTGTATTCTGGTAAATAAACTTGTTCTGGTTGTTTTTTCGCTTCATTATAATTTTCTTCAGAAATTGGTCTAAACAATACAGTGTTAGCTGCTACTTGACCATCAGTAATTGCTGTAACTTCTACATAATTATCATTAGCTGCATTAAACTTAAAAATTCCTAAACTAATCCACTGACCACAATTAATTCTTTGACTCAAATATTTTGGAGTTTTCCCTTCTGAATGATTTACATTTACCTGCACTGTCATATGTGTTGCAAAAGGAGCAATCACTAAAGCTTCATAATAACCTGTTTTAGTAATATTTGGTTTAAAACGGACATAATTTTCCGCTGTTTCATTTTCTTTAAACCAACGGACTAAATAGTTGTCTCCATAAAAAACGGATCCTCTTTCTCCAACTTTTTTTACTGCCCAATTTCCTTTTACTTCAATATGCTTCTCGTTGCTACTTTCAATAACAATATCTGTTGATTGTACTTGAATGTTCAATGGATTTGACCCCATCCCATAAATGGTATTGAATTTCCAATCACCATTTAAGGTTGCTGTGTTTTCTGAAGTAGTTTCAAGTATTTTAACTTTTTTTAGTGCTGAATTACACGCTATTAAACTACTAATGATTACTATGGATAAAAATATTTTTCTCATAATTAGCTACATAAAATTTCAAAAATAGATGCCGGAACATTTTCTGATGGATGTTCAACTTCTATTATTATTCCTTTTGTTATTATTTTTGAATCAAACTTCCAAGTATTTATGGTTTGATAATTCCCTTCTTTTTGAACTAATACTGTTCCGTTTAAATCTTTAATTGTATACTTTCTCACACAAAACGGGGCCACTTCTTCTGGATGTCCCATTAAAGTAGATTCTAGCGGATGATCGTAATCTGGATCTAAAAACAACTTAATTTCTGAAAGCTCTTTTTCTGAATCCCATTCAATTTTTAAACTTGGTTTTTTATCTTCTAAACTAGCACTCCAAGCATTTACAGTTCCCCAAGGACGTACATATCCATTTCCAATATTTGAACTATCAAAAGCTTCAATTGCAGGAGAAATTTCCATTGCTATATTCTGACCTTCAGGTCTACGTTGAGGAATCCAAAACTCAAATGTATCAACACCAATTCCGTCTGGAGGTGTTTGTTTTCCGTTATTTGAAACCGCTTTATTTACACCATTGAATACAGATAAAACACCAGAATAGCGCTTGTTACTATTTTTAAAATACACTTTTTTATTAGACATAAATGTCACAAAAGCATACTGATTTTTAGCTACCGAACCAATAAATTCAAACTCAACTTCTTGTTCTCCTTTTTTAATATTAATGATTTGCTTTTCGATAATTACCTCTGGAGCGTAATTTTTAGACCTTTCTGAAGTTCGTAACTGAACTTCTATTTTAGTGTCTTCGTCTGCTTTTACTAATACCTTAAACTTGTACTTTTCACTTGCTTTAAAAGGCAATAATTGCGCTGCCGAAGTAGCGAGACTTGTCCATTCTCCATCAAAAGGAATTTCACTTAATTTCAAATTTGATGAACTTGTTATACTTGCCTCATTTACTAAATTACTTTCTTGTTGAATTGGAATACTAGGAATACTTTGCCCTACTAAATTTAATTCATTTTGTAGTGTTTTAAGCAATCCGTTATCTAAAATATCTGCAGGGTTTACATTGTTTTCAATACAAACGGCAGCTGCCATTCCAACAGCTTGCGCACACAATCCTGTTGTTGCCATAACTCTTGTAGAGCCAAAAGCAACGTGCGTAGCACTTATAATTCTTCCTGCTAAAAACAGATTATCAATATCTTTACTTACAAACGAGCGATAAGGAATTTGATATACTCCTTTTGAATGCCATTGCGTACAAGCAGACAATTTACTATAAACTCCTTCTGCAGGATGTAAATCAATTGCCCAACCACCGTGAGCAATAGCATCATCAAATTTAGTTTGCCCTAAAACATCTTGTTGTTTCATCATATACAAACCTTCAAAACGACGACTTTCTCGTTTTCCAGGAACGGTTCCAACCCATTCCAATGTCATATTATCTACATCTTCAAACTCTCCAGAATTTTTAATATAATCCCAAACTCCGTAAATTACTTTCCAAAGTTCATATTTAATTTCTTCGGTATCGTGAATGGTATCTCCATCTCCACCATATTCAAACCACCAAAAACGACAACCTTTATCATCTTTTCCAATAGCCTTATAACGCGGTATTTTTTTGATGTCTTTCAATGCAAATTCTGGCGCTACAAACTTTACAGGCTTGTCTGTATTCTTGCTATAAAAATACATAGAGTGTCCTAATAATTCTCCGTACGATTTATCTGGCGCAAATAATTCTCCAAATTCTTCTTTGCTTTCTGCCCCCATTCTAAATGAAGCTCCAGCTTTAAAAGCTACAATTCCATCACCTGAAGCATCACAAAATAATGGTGCATTTATAACGTACTCTGTACAATTTTGAGGATTGAATGCTTTAACCGATTCAATTTTAGTATCACCAGATTTTGAAACATCATACACACTTGTGTTTAATAATAATGTGATGTTTTTTTCATTCAAAACTTTTTCTAATAAAACTGTATCAAAAATTACAGCATTTCCTTCTTTGTTTCTATATAAATTTTCAACTAAAATTTCATCCATTACACCACCTTCACGAGACCAACGATTGTTGTTCCCCATATGCGAAGTTGCTCCTAATATCCATAATCTAACTTCTGAAGAAGCATTTCCTCCAAGTACTGGTCTATCTTGCACCAACACCGTTTTAGTTCCTTTTCTTGCTGCGGTAATTGCTGCACAAACTCCTGCTGTACCTCCACCAATAACTACAAACTCACTTTGTAATTCTTCAACCTTATTAGATCTTACCTCCTTGTTAAACCCCTTAACTAACATTTATATCTTTTTTTTGAATTTTTAAAAATAATATAGCTTCCCAAAATAAGTACTAACGCTCCCATTCCAGTAACCAATAGTGTTGGATTTCCTTCAAGCATTGATATAATAACAATCAATACCCCTGTTGAAGCAACTCCAATTCCTATAACTCTTCCTCCTTTTTTATTTCCTCCTTCAGACTCTTTAGCATCTTGAGGTGCTTTTGAATCTACTATTTTTAAATAGCTTGCATATTGAGATGTATCTGATTTTTTTGTTCTGAAATAAACTTCAAAAATGAATAATAATAACATTGGAATTCCAACGCCAGCCGTCATTTCCATTGCTCTGTTTAAACTATATTCAAACATTGAAGGCATTACAAACTTGAAAAATGAATTCACAACCAACGAAACTATCGTTACTACTAATACACTTTTACCTGTTTGATATTTTGAAAACAACGCTACTAGTGGCGGTAAAAACATAGCTCCACCAGTTATGGCTGCTAAACTCATAACAACCTCAACAATTCCTCCCATATAAGGCACTAATAAGGCTACAACAATTGTAATTAAACCTAATCCAATAGTTGCCAATCTTCCAACCTTCACTAATTTATCTCCGCTAGTTTCTGGATAAAAATGTTTATAAACATCATTTGCCAACACACCTGCAGAAATATTTAATGTAGTATTTACAGAACTTGATGTTGCGAAAATCATTCCCCCTAACATTAAACCTAACATTCCAATTGGTAATACTTCTTTACACATTAAAAGGTAAGCTCCTTCATCTGCCAAACCACCTAAATCAGGATTTAACACTTTATAAATCATTGGTGGCAACATCCAAATTAGCGGACTAATTGTATATAAACCTCCAAATAACCAACCAACTTTTTTAGCATCTCTAGGTGTAGCAACACTCGTATATCGTTGTATATAGGCCCAGTTTCCTGCAATAAAGAATAAATTATACAATCCAAAAGTTACCATAAACTCCCAAGAATATTCGGTATTTGTAAAACTGAAAAAATTATCAGGAGCTTGCGCTATAAAATTATCTATTCCACCAATTTTATCAAAAGACAAGGGAACTACAATTAAAACAGCTGCGGTTAATACCACAAATTGTAACACATCGGTCACAATTACTGCCCATAAACCACCAACAGCCGTATAAATTAATATTAAAACTCCTAAAAATATGATGCTTACTGAAATTGGAATTCCTGTTGAAACCTCCACAATTTTTGCTACAGGATATAAAAATGCCCCTGTTGTAAATACTGAAATTAAAAGAAATAAGTAAGTGTATATTTTTTGAGTATTATAACCCAGTCTATCTGTAATAAATTCAGCAGCTGTTAAGGCTTTTGTTTTTTGCCATTTTGGAGCAATTACAAAACCAATTATTAAACCTGCTATGCACATTGTCCATTGTATGGTAACTGCAACCCAACCACTACTGTATGCTATGGAACCCCAAACTACAAATGTACCTGCTGAGAAAAAACTCATAAATAATGATAAACCACTCATCCACCAAGGTAAAGCTCCGCCAGCAGCAAAGAACGATTTCATATTTTTTCCAGACTTTGCAAAACTCAATCCGCAAATAAATACTAACAGTGTAAAAATTAGTATAACCGCAATATCAATACTACCCATAATTTCATAATTTTATTTCAAGTAAATTTAACAATGATTTACTCTTTTTTAAGGGAAATACACATTTGTTGCATTATAATAGATCATATGTTCTAATTTTCTTACCGAGAACGTTCTCGGTAATATAAATTTTTACTATATTTAAAGCAATGAAATATATTACTATAAAAGATATAGCTAAAAAATTAAACACATCAGTTTCAACCGTTTCTAGAGCGTTTAACAATAAATCAGATATAAGCGTTAAAACAAAGGAGCTTGTTCTGAAAACAGCTAAAGAAATGGGGTACCGTCAAAATAGGATGGCGAAAAATTTAGTGCAGAAGAGATCTTTTAATATTGGTATTGTAGTTCCTGAATTTGTAAATAGTTTCTTCCCAGAAGTTATCATAGGTGCTCAAGAAGTGTTTTTTAGTAAAGGATATCAGGTGTTAATAACGCAATCGAACGAATGTTTTGAAACCGAACTAAAGAATGTTCAATCCTTAGAAAATAGTATGGTTGATGGAATGTTAATTTCATTATCTTCAGAAACAGCTAATATTGATTATTATCAAGATTTGGTAAATAGTGGGTTTCCAATAGTGTTTTTCAATAGAACTTATAAAGAAATTAAAGCCTCAAAAGTACTATTCAATGATTATAAATGGTCTTTTTTTGCTACTGAACATTTGATTAGGCAAGGGTATATAAATATTTATCATTTACAGGGCGATAATACGTTGTCGCTCTCTAAAGAGAGAAAACGTGGTTTTTTAGACGCTCATAAAAAGCATCATTTAACCGTTAGAAAAGATCAAATAATCGCTTCTGGTTTTAATTTAGAAGACGGTGAAAAAATAGCAAAATATTTAATAAAAAAGAACAGTATTCCTGATGCTATTTTTGCTGCGACTGATCCATTAGCTATTGGAGCAATGAAAGTTTTTAAAGCAAATGGATATAAAATACCTAAAGATATTGCTTTCACTGGTTTTTCAGAATCTAAATTAGCAACAATTATTGAACCCCAATTAAGTTCGGTTAAACAACCTACATTTAAAATAGGAATTGAGGCTGCTAAATTACTCATTGATCAAATTGAAAATGGTAATGAGAAAAACTACGCACCGAAAATAATTGTTTTAAATGGAGAATTAAATATTAGAGAATCTTCCAGAGATGTAAGTGGTAAAATTATTTAATTTGAATCTATATAGTGTTTTACGTTAATGCACCGTATTAAGGGATTTGTTAGATTAATCATATGTGGTAGTATTAAAATTATATCTCATATCATTGTTGAGGATGTTTGAATACTTTTATTCTTTAAAAGTTTAAAGAATAAACGTATTTAAATAAATTGAAATGAATTTTTTAAAAGTAAGCAGTTTTGGAGTTTTTCTAACTATTTTTTTGATGATTTCCTGTACTGAAAAAAGAAAAATAAGTAGTATGTCTGATCAAAATTTCAACAAAGATTGGCTATTTCAAAGAGGAGAAATAAAAAGAGGAGAATCAATAGTTTTTGACGATTCTAATTGGAGAAATTTAAATCTTCCTCATGATTGGGCAATTGAAGGTCCTTTTGACAAAAAATATAACGCAAGAACAGGCGGTTTACCAGTTCATGGAGAAGCTTGGTATAGAAAGCATTTTGTAGTTTCAAAAGAAAATAAAGGTAAAAAAGTCTCTATCGAATTTGATGGAGCAATGAGCAACGCAAAAGTTTGGTTAAATGGAGAATTTGTTGGCGAAAGACCTTATGGATATATTGGATTTGAATTAGATTTAACGAAACAGATTAAGTTTGGAGAAGACAATGTAATAGCTGTTCAATTAAACCCAGAAGATTTATCAGCACGTTGGTATCCAGGAGCTGGAATTTACAGAAATGTACGTTTAAAAATAAATAACTCTATTCATATTCCACAATATGGAACTTTTGTAACCACTCCAAAAATAACAAAAGAAAAAGCAACAATAAACATAGAAACAAAACTAGAAAACTATGGAAGTTCAGCTTCTGATGTCGTTTTAAAAACGATTGTAAAAAACAAAGAAGGAAATGTAGTTGCAGAAAATACTTTAAAGGTAAATCTTAACAAAAACTCAACAGACAATGTTGAATTAACTGTAGAAAATCCAGAATTCTGGGATATTTCAAATCCAATTTTATACGAAGCTACAACTAGTGTTTTTGTAAATGATGTTTTAGTTGATGAATATGCTACAGAATTCGGAATTAGAACAATTGAATTTGATAGAAAAAAAGGTTTTTTATTAAATGGAAACGCTGTTGAATTAAATGGAGTTTGTATGCATCATGATCAAGGTCCTTTAGGATCTGCAATTAACTATAGAGCAAAAGAAAGACAAATGCAAATTATGCAAAGTATGGGTGTAAATGCATTGCGTACAAGTCATAACCCTCCTTCACCAGAAATTTTACAAATCTGTGATAAATTAGGAATTGTAGTTATTGTTGAAGCTTTTGATGAATGGAAAATAGGAAAGGTTAAAAATGGTTACAATAAGTTTTTTGATAAATGGCATGAAACGGATTTAAGAGATATGATTAAACGTGATCGTAATCATCCATCAGTAATTATGTGGAGTATTGGAAATGAAATTCTAGAACAAGGAAAAAAAGATGGATGGAAAGTAGCTAAAATGTTAAACGACATTTGCCATGATGAAGATAATACAAGACCAACAACTGTAGGTTTTAATTATTATCCAGCGCCTTTTGATAATAAATTAGCCCAATTTGTTGATATCGTTGGAATGAATTATTGGCCAGAAAACTATAAAGAAATTCTAGAAAATAATCCTGATATGATTGTTTATGGTTCAGAAACATCATCACAAACAAGCAGTAGAGGTGTGTATCATTTACCGATTGAATTTAAAGAAAAACACGAAACAAATCACGTATCTAGTTATGATGTAACTGTTGGTCCACCTTGGGCGTATGCACCAGATATTGAGTTTGATGCACAAGCAAAAGAATCTAGATCTTTGGGTGAATTTTTATGGACTGGTTTCGATTATTTAGGAGAACCAACACCTTATGGAGGAAGAGATAATTCTTCTCATGGTTACTGGAATGATGACTGGCCATCACGCTCATCTTACTTTGGACCAGTAGATTTAAGTGGTTTTCCAAAAGATAGATTTTATTTATATCAAAGTCAGTGGACAAAAGAACCTATGGTTCATGTTCTACCACATTGGAATTGGGAAGGAAAAGAAGGTGATAAAATTCCTGTTTTTGCCTATACAAATGCAGAAGTAGTTGAGCTTTTTGTGAATGGAAAATCTTATGGTAAAAAAGTAAAAGGGAAAGATTTAACTAAAATTCCTTCAGAATATCATGAGTTTGAAAAAGGAATGTACAAAACCAAGTACAGGTTATCTTGGAAAGTTCCATATCAACCAGGAAGCATAAAAGTTGTTGCATATAATGGCGGTAAAGAAGTTGCAACTAAAGAAATAAAGACAGCTTCTAAATCAGCAAAAGTAACGCTTGTAGCAGACAGAACAGAAATTGATGCAGATGGTTCAGATTTATCATTTATAACCGTAAAGATTGAGGATAAAGACGGTAACCTAAGTCCGATGGCAAAAAATTTAATAAAATTTAAAATTGAAGGTGAAGGAACTTTAGCTGCAGTAGGTAATGGAGATCCAACATCATTAGCTTCGTTTCAAATTCCAGAAAGAAAAGCATTTAGTGGTAAATGTTTATTGGTTGTAAAATCAACTGAAAAATCAGGTGAAATTAAAATCACAGCTTCTTCTGAAGGATTAGAATCTCAAGTTATTATTGTAAAAACGAACTAAAAATTGAAGTTATGTTTAAAAATAAGGTTTTAGTATTACTATTTATTTCGTTCATTTTTAGCCTCACTTCTTGTAAAAAGGAGGAAGAAAAAAAGCAATCTGTGTTTCCTCAATTCTTACCAAAGGAGAAACCAAATATGAAATTAAGTAAGGCTGTAAATAGATTGTATGACAACTATACAGCTGTAAAACCTCAAGAAAACGAATTATTTTCTCAATTTAAGTATACAGAAATAAAAGGTTTTGATTATAACAATCATGATGGAACCATAACACGTAGAGATCCTTCAAAAATAATATTTAATGCAGGAAAATATTACGTTTGGTATACCTATAGAAACACATCAACACCTCCTCAAGGAGCAGAAAAAAGTAACGATACAATTCCTTCAGCAGATTGGGATTTATCAGAAATTTGGTATGCAACAAGTAAAAATGGTTTTACTTGGGAAGAACAAGGAGTAGCTATAAAAAGACCAGAAAAGCCTTTTGTTGGTTGGCGTTCTGTTTCTACTGCAGATATTTTGGTTTGGAAAGGTAAGTATTACCTTTATTATCAGGGTTTTAAACAAGCAAGTGGTAAACGTGGAGATGATTGCCCAGTTGCAGTTTCATTTGCAGATTCTCCAAATGGACCTTGGACTCCTTACAACAAAGAAGTAATACCCAATGGAGAGAAAGGTTCTTGGGATCAATTCTCAATTCACGACCCTTATCCTTTAGTCTATAAAGGAAAAATCTATTTGTATTATAAATCAGATTTTGGAAAAACAACAGATTGGATAAGAATGCAAGGTCTTGCGACTGCAAATAATCCTTTAGGACCATTTACAAAACATCCTCTAAATCCTGTTATGTCATCAGGTCACGAAACCACATTATTTCCTTTTAAACAAGGGATTGCTGCTTTGGCTTATAAGGATGGAAATGAACATAATACAATTCAGTTTTCAGAAGATGGTGTCAATTTTGAAATTGCTTCCATCACAGAATTAATGCCAATTGCTGGCGCACCTTATATAGCTGATGCTTTTACCGATACTAAAGATGGAAGAGGAATAACTTGGGGATTATCTCATTTTATTGGAATGGGAGGAAGAGGAAAATGGCATTCTAAATTAGTTCGTTTCGATTGTGATTTGAGTTTAGATATTAATGATTCTCAAATGAAAAAATCTACAGTATATCATAGTCCAGAAGTGTATATGAAACAAGGATTAAATAAAACTCAATTAAAAAGGATTGAAGAAGAAAACAAAAAACTAAATCTCGATAAATAAAATTGTTAGATAAAATCAAACATAAAAGTTTACTCGTTTTAACTATAATACTGATTCAATTTTCTTGTTCAGAGAAAGAGATTGCTCTAGAACAAAAAGTAAAACCTTTTTCTACTGTTAAGGTTGATAAAAAAGTAGATAGTATAATGAGTAAGATGTCTTTAAATGAAAAACTTGCTCAAATTGAAGGGATTCGTCCACAAGATGTAATGGTTGATGGAAAATTATCTTTGGAT
The window above is part of the Polaribacter sp. SA4-12 genome. Proteins encoded here:
- the galB gene encoding beta-galactosidase GalB, with the translated sequence MSDQNFNKDWLFQRGEIKRGESIVFDDSNWRNLNLPHDWAIEGPFDKKYNARTGGLPVHGEAWYRKHFVVSKENKGKKVSIEFDGAMSNAKVWLNGEFVGERPYGYIGFELDLTKQIKFGEDNVIAVQLNPEDLSARWYPGAGIYRNVRLKINNSIHIPQYGTFVTTPKITKEKATINIETKLENYGSSASDVVLKTIVKNKEGNVVAENTLKVNLNKNSTDNVELTVENPEFWDISNPILYEATTSVFVNDVLVDEYATEFGIRTIEFDRKKGFLLNGNAVELNGVCMHHDQGPLGSAINYRAKERQMQIMQSMGVNALRTSHNPPSPEILQICDKLGIVVIVEAFDEWKIGKVKNGYNKFFDKWHETDLRDMIKRDRNHPSVIMWSIGNEILEQGKKDGWKVAKMLNDICHDEDNTRPTTVGFNYYPAPFDNKLAQFVDIVGMNYWPENYKEILENNPDMIVYGSETSSQTSSRGVYHLPIEFKEKHETNHVSSYDVTVGPPWAYAPDIEFDAQAKESRSLGEFLWTGFDYLGEPTPYGGRDNSSHGYWNDDWPSRSSYFGPVDLSGFPKDRFYLYQSQWTKEPMVHVLPHWNWEGKEGDKIPVFAYTNAEVVELFVNGKSYGKKVKGKDLTKIPSEYHEFEKGMYKTKYRLSWKVPYQPGSIKVVAYNGGKEVATKEIKTASKSAKVTLVADRTEIDADGSDLSFITVKIEDKDGNLSPMAKNLIKFKIEGEGTLAAVGNGDPTSLASFQIPERKAFSGKCLLVVKSTEKSGEIKITASSEGLESQVIIVKTN
- a CDS encoding glycoside hydrolase family 117 protein codes for the protein MFKNKVLVLLFISFIFSLTSCKKEEEKKQSVFPQFLPKEKPNMKLSKAVNRLYDNYTAVKPQENELFSQFKYTEIKGFDYNNHDGTITRRDPSKIIFNAGKYYVWYTYRNTSTPPQGAEKSNDTIPSADWDLSEIWYATSKNGFTWEEQGVAIKRPEKPFVGWRSVSTADILVWKGKYYLYYQGFKQASGKRGDDCPVAVSFADSPNGPWTPYNKEVIPNGEKGSWDQFSIHDPYPLVYKGKIYLYYKSDFGKTTDWIRMQGLATANNPLGPFTKHPLNPVMSSGHETTLFPFKQGIAALAYKDGNEHNTIQFSEDGVNFEIASITELMPIAGAPYIADAFTDTKDGRGITWGLSHFIGMGGRGKWHSKLVRFDCDLSLDINDSQMKKSTVYHSPEVYMKQGLNKTQLKRIEEENKKLNLDK